The following are from one region of the Candidatus Zixiibacteriota bacterium genome:
- a CDS encoding carbon starvation protein A, translating to MNILTLFLIALVCFIIGYRFYARFIASRMGEDISRITPAVEKNDGVDFVPTRTPVLFAHHYATIAGAGPIIGPTMGILYGIGPVWLWIVIGGIFFGAVHDFSALFASIREKGSSMAEIARKALGEKGFVLFIAFTAIMLILVTSAFLSLTAISLTSVWPIDKLGLESGQTLLHTRVVDGHQMGVIGGIASTSVIIITCFSPFLGFLIFKKSLNTLLSFVLAIFVCFISIYIGFKIPVSMSGLTWMIILSIYVTIASGLPVWMVLQPRDFINVQILYAGLGIIMLSVIIGGLSGISTAMPIFNLAQGNQHMGPVWPMLMIIIACGAISGFHALVAGGTSSKQLAREGDAKMVGYGGMILESVLAILVILTIASSLSSTDYLAITWPIEGKGNPILAYALGVGHLMNNSLGVPTAYGSIIGILMVEGFVVTTLDSAVRLNRYIFEEMWRRMFNPVPPILRHYWFNSGLAVVFMFVLAVSNGYQLIWPVFGASNQLLAALTLIAVTVWLNMAGRKSWFTLIPAVIMVVTTIAALIYYLFAEYIPGVNVILIITDIVLLILSFGVITQSIKKVLRLSHDRRTPAISS from the coding sequence GTGAATATACTTACACTATTTCTTATTGCTCTTGTCTGTTTTATAATCGGTTATCGTTTCTATGCCCGTTTTATTGCCTCGCGGATGGGTGAGGATATTTCCCGCATTACTCCGGCCGTGGAAAAAAATGATGGCGTCGATTTCGTCCCAACCCGGACCCCGGTTCTTTTTGCCCATCACTATGCCACTATCGCCGGAGCGGGGCCGATTATCGGACCGACCATGGGAATTCTATATGGTATCGGACCGGTCTGGCTCTGGATCGTAATCGGCGGAATATTTTTCGGGGCGGTCCATGATTTTTCCGCCCTTTTTGCCTCAATTCGCGAAAAAGGCAGTTCAATGGCCGAAATTGCCCGTAAGGCACTGGGAGAAAAAGGCTTTGTTCTGTTTATCGCATTTACCGCCATCATGCTGATCCTGGTCACCTCCGCCTTTCTTTCACTAACCGCCATATCCCTGACGTCGGTCTGGCCAATTGACAAACTTGGTCTGGAATCCGGGCAAACACTTTTACATACCAGGGTTGTCGATGGTCATCAAATGGGCGTGATTGGCGGTATTGCATCGACATCCGTTATTATAATTACTTGTTTCTCTCCATTTCTGGGATTTTTGATTTTCAAAAAGTCCCTTAACACCTTGCTATCCTTTGTCCTGGCTATCTTTGTTTGCTTTATTTCAATCTATATTGGTTTTAAGATCCCGGTCAGTATGTCCGGTTTGACCTGGATGATTATACTTTCCATCTATGTCACCATCGCGTCCGGACTGCCGGTCTGGATGGTTTTGCAACCCCGCGATTTTATCAATGTCCAGATTCTTTATGCCGGTCTGGGAATAATTATGCTGTCGGTCATAATCGGAGGCTTGAGCGGCATCTCGACTGCCATGCCGATATTTAATCTGGCCCAGGGAAACCAACATATGGGCCCGGTCTGGCCGATGCTGATGATTATTATCGCCTGCGGGGCAATATCCGGCTTTCATGCCCTTGTGGCCGGGGGAACGTCGTCGAAACAACTGGCCCGGGAGGGCGACGCCAAAATGGTCGGATACGGCGGCATGATTCTGGAATCAGTCCTGGCCATCCTGGTTATCCTGACTATCGCTTCCTCCCTGAGTTCAACCGATTACCTTGCCATAACCTGGCCGATTGAGGGGAAAGGCAACCCGATTCTGGCCTACGCCCTCGGAGTTGGTCATTTGATGAATAATTCCCTGGGTGTCCCAACTGCCTATGGGTCTATTATCGGAATCCTTATGGTTGAAGGCTTTGTCGTTACCACGCTTGATTCCGCCGTCAGGCTTAATCGCTATATTTTCGAGGAAATGTGGCGACGGATGTTTAATCCCGTCCCGCCAATTCTTCGGCATTACTGGTTTAATTCCGGACTCGCCGTGGTCTTTATGTTTGTCCTGGCGGTATCCAACGGCTATCAACTAATCTGGCCGGTTTTCGGAGCCAGCAATCAGCTCCTCGCCGCCCTGACCCTGATTGCGGTTACGGTCTGGCTGAACATGGCCGGAAGGAAAAGCTGGTTTACGCTGATTCCCGCGGTTATTATGGTAGTAACTACCATCGCCGCCCTGATTTATTATCTCTTTGCCGAATATATTCCCGGTGTTAATGTTATTCTCATTATCACTGATATTGTTTTATTGATTCTTTCGTTCGGGGTTATTACCCAGTCAATTAAAAAGGTTCTCCGGCTTTCACACGATCGCAGAACCCCGGCCATTTCTTCATAA
- a CDS encoding polymer-forming cytoskeletal protein, with amino-acid sequence MKSFRKRHIRACSIFLFLILFVGLPSLTLASRFLSSSGNLVSKNEMIDDDAYSVGDFVEIYGVVNGDLSAFCYEIDTDGEINGNVNVFAYRSYIGGKTERTVRLFAYEGEILGQAGSNVVAFCKDLIIGDKAVIMRDLNFAGENIRIDGNIKGNVDINADAVRISGVIEGDVHIEAQDVIILSSAVIKGNLDYTSTLEADISPEAVIEGKIYWEEKERKPDSENGLNILSRLSRFILFFMALITGFGLILMFNNHTRESSEFIEKRFWYSLAVGILAFLIFTVGALILMVLVIGIPLAIILMAMGVFLFYVGKIYVSIVIGRLVFRLLARGRKIAMGWELLIGLLLMTIVFQIPMIGTVIYVLTFIAGTGAAVAGHLSLNRKCRVAMAGITSDKPQKV; translated from the coding sequence TTGAAAAGCTTTAGAAAAAGGCATATCAGGGCCTGTTCGATATTTCTTTTTTTAATTCTGTTTGTCGGTCTTCCTTCCCTGACGTTGGCTTCCAGGTTTCTTTCCAGCAGCGGCAATCTGGTTTCAAAAAACGAGATGATTGACGATGATGCTTATTCCGTCGGAGATTTCGTCGAAATCTACGGGGTGGTGAACGGCGACCTGTCAGCTTTTTGCTACGAAATCGATACCGACGGTGAAATTAATGGAAATGTCAATGTGTTTGCTTACCGGTCCTATATCGGAGGTAAAACCGAAAGAACGGTTCGGTTGTTTGCCTATGAGGGTGAAATTTTAGGCCAGGCAGGATCCAATGTCGTGGCTTTCTGCAAGGATTTGATTATCGGGGATAAAGCCGTTATTATGCGCGATCTTAATTTCGCCGGGGAAAACATTCGAATCGACGGCAATATTAAGGGAAATGTCGACATCAATGCCGATGCAGTCAGAATATCCGGGGTAATAGAGGGCGATGTTCATATTGAGGCTCAGGATGTAATCATTCTTTCTTCAGCAGTTATAAAGGGAAATCTTGATTATACATCAACGCTTGAAGCCGATATCTCGCCGGAAGCCGTTATTGAGGGAAAGATTTACTGGGAAGAAAAAGAGCGCAAGCCGGATTCGGAAAATGGACTGAATATTCTGTCAAGACTGAGTCGGTTTATATTATTTTTCATGGCACTGATAACCGGATTCGGGCTGATTCTCATGTTCAATAATCATACCCGCGAATCATCGGAATTCATCGAGAAGCGTTTCTGGTATTCGCTGGCTGTCGGTATTCTCGCTTTTCTGATATTTACTGTAGGGGCGCTAATACTTATGGTCCTGGTAATCGGGATACCGCTGGCAATCATCCTGATGGCGATGGGGGTGTTTCTCTTCTATGTCGGCAAGATTTATGTCAGCATTGTGATTGGGCGGCTGGTTTTTCGTTTGCTGGCCAGAGGCCGGAAAATTGCGATGGGATGGGAATTATTAATCGGACTGCTTCTGATGACAATCGTCTTCCAGATCCCGATGATCGGCACTGTTATCTATGTTCTGACTTTTATAGCAGGGACCGGCGCCGCGGTAGCGGGCCATCTATCTCTCAACCGGAAATGCCGGGTGGCCATGGCCGGGATCACTTCCGACAAACCGCAAAAGGTTTAA
- the ggt gene encoding gamma-glutamyltransferase has translation MYEYLKKSIAVAGLIFLPALLLFNCGSVKVETLYENGGVASTSPIAAEIGLKILEDGGNAVDAAVAVGFALAVCYPEAGNIGGGGFALVYSEDDKTVEALDFREKAPSAAGRDMYLDDSGLVIPGSSLLGAKAAGVPGTVAGMFELWRRYGTRDWYELLQPAIVLADTGFIVSDYIARSMAEQKDSLAIFHETGMIFHPDGRKLLSGDRFIQKDLSETLERIALDTLDGFYSGRTAELIAASMTKNGGLISLEDLQSYNPAWRTPIHFTFDSLDIYSMPPPSSGGVILGEILKILEPFDLALYGVGSAEYIHLTAEACRLAYADRAVHLCDPEFTENPITELLDSAYLESRCRLIDPHLAGNSSKIGSGLPEKAAESESTTHYCIADRFGNVVSLTYTLNTSFGSKLVVEGAGFLLNNEMDDFSIKPGVANVYGLVGGRSNEIAPGKRMLSSMTPTIVLYRGKPCLALGSPGGSKIITTVAQALIDFDRFGMNLQDIVTQPRFHHQWLPDTLFLETGGFDINIKQDLISRGHMIYERSRYGDLQIISINNDRLITGASDPRHEGVFRGY, from the coding sequence ATGTACGAATATTTAAAAAAATCCATAGCTGTGGCCGGATTGATCTTTCTTCCGGCCTTATTGCTGTTCAATTGCGGTTCTGTCAAAGTTGAGACGCTCTACGAAAACGGGGGAGTGGCGTCTACCTCACCGATCGCCGCCGAAATCGGTCTGAAAATCCTTGAGGATGGGGGCAATGCCGTCGATGCGGCGGTGGCGGTCGGATTTGCTCTGGCTGTATGCTATCCCGAAGCCGGCAATATCGGCGGCGGCGGTTTTGCTCTGGTATATTCCGAGGATGATAAAACTGTCGAGGCCCTTGATTTTCGCGAGAAAGCCCCCTCGGCCGCCGGACGGGATATGTATCTTGACGATAGCGGCCTGGTGATACCCGGAAGTTCGTTGCTCGGGGCAAAAGCCGCCGGGGTTCCGGGGACGGTCGCCGGAATGTTTGAACTCTGGCGTCGCTATGGTACACGTGATTGGTATGAATTGCTTCAACCCGCTATCGTTCTGGCGGATACCGGATTCATAGTAAGCGATTATATTGCCCGCTCGATGGCCGAGCAAAAAGACTCGCTGGCCATTTTTCACGAAACCGGGATGATATTTCATCCGGACGGTCGTAAGCTGTTATCAGGCGACAGATTCATTCAAAAGGACCTGTCGGAGACTCTCGAACGAATTGCCCTCGATACATTAGACGGCTTTTATTCAGGCCGGACGGCCGAATTAATAGCCGCCTCCATGACCAAAAACGGCGGCCTGATCAGTCTTGAAGACCTGCAAAGTTATAATCCCGCCTGGAGGACCCCGATTCATTTTACTTTTGATTCACTGGATATTTATTCCATGCCGCCGCCATCCTCCGGCGGAGTCATCCTGGGCGAGATTCTGAAAATTCTGGAGCCGTTTGACCTGGCTCTCTATGGAGTCGGCTCGGCCGAATATATTCATCTGACCGCCGAAGCCTGCCGTCTGGCCTATGCCGATCGGGCAGTCCATTTGTGTGACCCCGAATTCACCGAAAACCCGATCACCGAATTACTTGATTCGGCTTATCTGGAATCACGGTGCAGGCTGATTGATCCTCATCTGGCCGGGAATTCCTCCAAGATCGGTTCCGGTTTACCTGAGAAGGCCGCCGAATCGGAATCGACCACCCATTACTGCATCGCCGACAGATTCGGCAATGTGGTCAGTTTGACCTACACGCTTAATACTTCCTTCGGCTCAAAGCTGGTAGTTGAAGGAGCGGGTTTTCTTTTAAACAATGAGATGGATGATTTTTCCATCAAACCGGGAGTAGCCAATGTCTATGGGCTGGTCGGGGGGCGAAGCAATGAAATAGCGCCCGGGAAACGCATGTTGTCGTCCATGACTCCTACCATCGTATTATACCGGGGAAAACCATGTTTGGCATTGGGGTCCCCGGGCGGTTCGAAAATAATAACCACCGTGGCTCAGGCCCTGATTGATTTTGACCGCTTCGGTATGAATCTGCAAGATATTGTCACCCAACCGCGTTTTCACCACCAGTGGCTTCCCGATACCCTGTTTCTGGAAACCGGGGGGTTCGATATCAATATCAAACAGGACCTCATTTCCCGCGGCCATATGATTTATGAAAGAAGCCGTTACGGCGATTTGCAGATAATCAGTATTAACAACGATAGGTTGATCACCGGAGCTTCCGATCCCCGGCATGAAGGCGTTTTCAGGGGTTATTGA
- a CDS encoding beta-galactosidase gives MLGVADNKFTIGKEVYYPFSVEMHYFRVNKRYWSICFERIKKAGFRILSTSVPWNLHQDNNKDIDFTGYNDSRKDLVVFLELVREFGFKVILRPGPWINAQWPNGGFPQFLYSDLKIFARDSRGQELKLKNDAGVEGGYLPSYLHPHYHHFLRNYFKTFIETTKNYIHPRGPIFMVELDYETSFGRYLDPASADYNIDVVAKFYPGFLASRYEDIKKLNQIYRMKAENFEQVEPPREFSEIDIRDLPRIFDWFRFREFMLKSYLSILEDIFKSYTVEPLFFRSLYFRPGDFLPAFNLRSPDRDLLLGANIMPEGTYFDLVQKGRYLRGEYNFGWASSFISGKSATEQELRLTKPAYPDGLRRFYMVAGLIGGLNGFNHYMFVDRDHWYGAPLANDGTITNGYEVIRRFNGAIMDLKLSELERYCKICIIGNRHYQWIRLLDRPKQFTYIESLLRDSISGVCRDLMKLKLDYDIRESLDIDQLKNYNLVIIPTAEFMPAAQQEAIVELLKKGINVVLCGLMPKYDEEFRDCQILSRHLRIKTALGGGIDLVKLSKNSANQFTTGYYGHILSTDNKVKKLARISKKTIGAASSKYKGTLYLFTYNLGSSSDHNKMIFLEGLLAECGIVPFMYCSDPSVDMAVLKAGKKAILYLVTPPAGELSSMADTSSRQVIIRMDLRKIGISSAKLKMTDLMVGEEGQATVLTSDNLRKGFEINVDFPDGKIFLIEKK, from the coding sequence ATGCTTGGAGTCGCTGACAACAAATTTACCATCGGAAAGGAAGTCTATTATCCGTTCTCGGTTGAGATGCATTATTTCCGCGTTAATAAGCGTTACTGGTCGATTTGTTTCGAAAGGATTAAAAAAGCCGGTTTCCGGATATTATCAACTTCTGTTCCATGGAATTTGCATCAGGACAATAACAAGGACATTGATTTCACCGGTTATAACGATTCCCGTAAAGACCTGGTTGTTTTTTTGGAATTAGTCCGTGAATTCGGCTTCAAGGTCATTCTTCGTCCCGGACCATGGATTAATGCCCAGTGGCCTAATGGCGGTTTTCCGCAGTTTTTATACAGCGATCTTAAAATCTTTGCCCGCGACTCCAGGGGGCAGGAACTGAAGCTCAAAAATGATGCCGGGGTTGAAGGTGGGTATTTGCCGAGCTATTTACACCCCCATTATCATCATTTTCTGAGGAATTATTTCAAAACCTTCATTGAGACCACCAAGAATTATATCCATCCTCGTGGCCCGATTTTCATGGTGGAACTGGATTATGAAACATCATTTGGCCGCTATCTGGATCCCGCCTCGGCCGATTATAATATCGATGTGGTGGCCAAATTTTACCCCGGTTTTCTGGCCTCCCGCTATGAAGACATAAAAAAGTTAAACCAGATCTACCGGATGAAGGCTGAGAATTTTGAGCAGGTTGAGCCGCCGCGAGAATTCAGCGAAATCGACATCCGCGACTTACCGCGCATATTCGACTGGTTCCGTTTCCGGGAATTCATGCTGAAATCATACTTATCTATTCTCGAAGATATCTTCAAGTCATACACGGTGGAACCGCTCTTTTTCCGGTCTTTGTATTTTCGACCGGGTGATTTTTTGCCGGCCTTTAATTTACGTTCACCCGACCGGGATCTGCTTCTGGGTGCCAATATTATGCCCGAGGGAACCTATTTTGATCTGGTTCAGAAAGGCCGTTACCTGCGCGGGGAGTATAATTTCGGCTGGGCCTCATCGTTTATTTCCGGGAAATCGGCAACCGAACAAGAACTGAGACTCACCAAACCGGCCTACCCGGACGGTTTGCGGCGGTTTTATATGGTGGCCGGTTTGATCGGCGGTCTCAATGGTTTCAACCATTACATGTTTGTCGATCGGGATCACTGGTATGGTGCTCCGCTGGCCAATGACGGTACCATTACCAACGGCTACGAAGTTATTCGCCGGTTTAACGGGGCAATAATGGATCTCAAGCTCAGTGAACTGGAACGATACTGCAAAATATGCATCATCGGTAACCGTCATTACCAGTGGATCCGGCTCCTGGATCGTCCCAAACAGTTTACCTATATCGAGTCGTTGCTCCGCGATTCCATCAGCGGTGTCTGTCGCGATTTGATGAAATTGAAACTGGACTATGATATCCGGGAGAGTCTTGATATTGACCAGTTGAAAAATTATAACCTGGTAATTATTCCCACTGCCGAATTCATGCCTGCGGCTCAGCAGGAAGCCATTGTCGAGCTTCTCAAGAAAGGCATCAATGTGGTTTTATGCGGCTTGATGCCGAAGTATGACGAGGAATTCCGGGACTGCCAGATTCTCAGCCGGCATTTGCGTATCAAAACTGCGCTCGGAGGCGGAATCGATCTGGTCAAGCTTTCCAAAAATTCCGCGAATCAGTTTACCACCGGATATTATGGGCATATTCTATCGACCGACAACAAGGTCAAGAAACTGGCCCGGATAAGCAAAAAAACCATTGGCGCCGCTTCATCGAAATACAAGGGAACCCTGTATCTCTTTACCTATAATCTCGGATCCAGCAGTGATCATAACAAAATGATCTTTCTGGAAGGCCTTCTGGCGGAATGCGGAATTGTCCCTTTCATGTATTGCTCCGATCCATCGGTCGATATGGCCGTTCTCAAGGCCGGCAAGAAGGCCATTCTATACCTGGTAACACCGCCCGCCGGTGAACTCTCATCCATGGCCGACACCTCCAGCCGGCAAGTCATAATCCGGATGGATTTGCGGAAGATCGGTATATCCTCGGCCAAATTGAAAATGACCGATTTGATGGTCGGCGAAGAGGGGCAGGCGACCGTGCTCACTTCGGACAATCTCCGGAAGGGTTTTGAAATAAACGTTGATTTCCCCGATGGCAAGATTTTCCTGATAGAAAAGAAATAA